Proteins encoded within one genomic window of Alphaproteobacteria bacterium:
- a CDS encoding acyl-CoA dehydrogenase family protein translates to MEFGLGEQQRLLDDSLRALLADGLALESLRTIAEAGTGHDDDLGQSLAELGLSGLLVPEALGGAGFAMLDAAVAAEALGHAAAPQPFLASAVMAPKALAESGSEAQQRDWLPRIAAGEAQFAMAFDGLTGGTAASDLKLDGKILSGHLEGVLDGAGASHLLIYLADGRAALLETAAEGVSLALRPSLDRTRPLAEASFEGAPVEILDAANQPLEAARNVIAAGRVMLAADTLGAAQKMLDDAIAYAGERVQFGRVIASFQAVKHLCAEMVTMLERPAGRWSGMRHTPRTSPPRMP, encoded by the coding sequence ATGGAATTCGGCCTGGGAGAACAGCAACGCCTGCTCGACGACAGTTTGCGTGCCCTGCTGGCCGACGGCCTGGCGCTGGAAAGCCTGCGCACCATCGCCGAGGCGGGCACGGGCCACGACGACGATCTCGGCCAAAGCCTGGCCGAGCTCGGCCTCTCCGGCTTGCTGGTCCCCGAAGCCCTGGGCGGTGCCGGCTTCGCTATGCTCGACGCCGCCGTGGCGGCCGAGGCACTGGGCCATGCCGCCGCGCCTCAGCCCTTCCTGGCCAGCGCCGTGATGGCGCCGAAGGCACTGGCCGAAAGCGGCAGCGAGGCGCAGCAGCGGGATTGGCTGCCCCGGATCGCCGCCGGCGAGGCGCAATTCGCCATGGCCTTCGACGGCCTCACCGGCGGCACTGCAGCGAGCGACCTGAAGCTCGACGGCAAGATCCTGTCGGGGCATCTCGAAGGCGTCCTCGATGGCGCCGGGGCCAGCCACTTGCTGATTTACCTGGCCGACGGCCGGGCGGCCCTGCTCGAGACCGCGGCCGAGGGCGTGAGCCTCGCCCTGCGGCCCAGCCTCGACCGCACCCGGCCGCTGGCCGAGGCCAGCTTCGAGGGCGCTCCGGTGGAGATTCTCGATGCCGCCAACCAGCCCCTCGAGGCGGCCCGCAACGTGATCGCGGCGGGCCGCGTGATGCTGGCCGCCGACACCCTGGGGGCGGCCCAGAAGATGCTCGACGACGCCATCGCTTATGCCGGCGAACGCGTCCAGTTCGGCCGCGTCATAGCCAGCTTCCAGGCCGTCAAGCACCTCTGCGCCGAGATGGTAACCATGCTCGAGCGCCCTGCCGGGCGCTGGTCTGGTATGCGGCATACGCCCAGGACATCGCCGCCGAGGATGCCCTGA
- a CDS encoding aminotransferase class V-fold PLP-dependent enzyme, producing the protein MSVSHGREFLAIPGPTNVPDAVLGAMHRPAVDLYSGSMLGVTESCLEDLRRIFRSAGRTYIYASNGHGAWEASLINVLAPGQGVLVLESGMFANRWGEMAATLGLDVEVLPGDPRGAVDPAALEDRLRRDKEGRFKALLVTQVDTASGVVNDIPAISAARAAAGHEALLLVDAIASLATMPFEMDEWGVDLAITGSQKGLMTPPGLSFIAAGERAQAAHAEVGPRSMYWDWTKREGPRHYDKYCGTPPEHLMFGLRQALDMLFEEGLEAVFQRHRLLAQAVRRAVAIWGEGGALEFNIREPSQRADSVTSILLAEGGDTQPLLDYCRERCGLILGIGLGDLGGRAFRIAHMGHVNAPMILGTLGVVEMALAALELPHGRGGVQAAIDGLAEAVKP; encoded by the coding sequence ATGAGCGTTAGCCACGGCCGCGAATTTCTCGCCATACCTGGTCCCACCAACGTCCCCGATGCCGTCCTCGGTGCCATGCACCGGCCGGCCGTCGACCTCTATTCGGGCTCGATGCTGGGCGTCACCGAAAGCTGCCTGGAAGATTTGCGGCGGATCTTTCGCAGCGCCGGCCGCACCTACATCTATGCCTCCAACGGCCACGGTGCCTGGGAGGCTTCGTTGATCAACGTGCTGGCGCCGGGCCAAGGGGTGCTGGTGCTGGAGAGCGGCATGTTCGCCAACCGCTGGGGCGAGATGGCGGCGACGTTAGGGCTCGACGTCGAGGTGCTGCCCGGCGACCCCCGCGGGGCCGTCGATCCGGCGGCGCTGGAGGATCGCCTGCGGCGCGACAAGGAGGGCCGCTTCAAGGCTTTGCTGGTGACCCAGGTCGACACCGCCTCGGGCGTGGTCAACGACATTCCCGCCATCAGCGCAGCCCGCGCGGCGGCCGGACACGAGGCGCTGTTGCTGGTCGATGCCATCGCCTCATTGGCCACCATGCCCTTCGAAATGGACGAATGGGGCGTCGACCTGGCCATCACCGGCTCGCAAAAGGGCCTGATGACGCCGCCGGGACTGAGCTTCATAGCCGCCGGCGAGCGGGCCCAGGCGGCCCACGCCGAGGTCGGGCCGCGCAGCATGTATTGGGACTGGACGAAGCGCGAGGGCCCCAGGCACTACGACAAATACTGCGGCACGCCGCCGGAGCACTTGATGTTCGGCCTGCGCCAGGCCCTGGACATGCTGTTCGAGGAGGGCCTGGAGGCGGTCTTCCAGCGCCATCGCCTGCTGGCCCAGGCGGTGCGCCGCGCCGTCGCCATTTGGGGCGAAGGGGGCGCGCTCGAATTCAATATCCGCGAGCCCAGCCAGCGTGCCGATTCGGTGACCTCCATCTTGCTGGCCGAAGGCGGCGATACCCAGCCGCTGCTGGACTACTGCCGCGAACGCTGCGGCCTCATCCTGGGCATCGGGCTTGGCGACCTGGGCGGCCGAGCCTTCCGCATCGCCCACATGGGCCACGTCAATGCGCCGATGATCCTGGGCACCCTGGGGGTAGTGGAAATGGCCCTGGCGGCGCTGGAGCTGCCGCACGGCCGAGGCGGCGTCCAGGCCGCCATCGATGGGCTCGCCGAGGCGGTCAAGCCCTGA
- a CDS encoding porin produces MNRILLGTTALVAAGLMAGAAAAADKVKMGVGGYFHAQRVFASQDDSAGVDLTAGSADDEPGFNRRSHKLTREGEIIFSGSTKLDNGVEVGAQVQLEAETCGDQIDESYIWFSGSFGRFLIGAENSASYLMLITPGGTIPGLGFSDPTFRHFAIGNGIGANNSAGGLQKISPNSDSEKLTYFTPRMSGLQLGISYTPESCEEGTGCGGTYAGFQNDHGSGQQSEVVDLGANYNRKVGSLDVGLSGSWSGASAANTEDRGAWGISGSLGVSGIKVTAAYVNDDMGVSTNNSEFSYFGLGASYAMGPWTMDLEYGSFEVGTGLVPGNDELSAVELGAKYAFGPGITMGAAVQFINLDDSRTGTTGQNQENDATVFVLATSIGF; encoded by the coding sequence ATGAACAGAATTCTCCTGGGCACCACAGCCCTGGTGGCCGCCGGCCTGATGGCCGGCGCCGCCGCCGCCGCGGACAAAGTCAAGATGGGGGTCGGCGGCTACTTCCACGCCCAGAGGGTTTTCGCCAGCCAGGACGATAGCGCCGGGGTCGACCTGACCGCCGGCAGCGCCGATGACGAACCCGGCTTCAACCGGCGCTCGCACAAGCTGACGCGCGAGGGCGAGATTATCTTCAGCGGCTCGACCAAGCTCGACAACGGCGTCGAGGTCGGGGCCCAGGTGCAACTCGAGGCCGAGACCTGCGGCGACCAGATCGACGAAAGTTACATCTGGTTCTCGGGCAGCTTCGGCCGCTTTCTCATCGGGGCCGAAAATTCGGCTTCCTACCTGATGCTGATCACGCCGGGCGGCACCATTCCCGGGCTGGGCTTTTCCGATCCCACCTTCCGCCACTTCGCCATCGGCAACGGCATCGGCGCCAACAACAGCGCCGGCGGCCTGCAGAAGATCAGTCCCAACTCGGATTCCGAGAAGCTGACCTACTTTACGCCGCGCATGTCGGGCCTCCAGCTCGGTATCTCGTACACTCCCGAAAGCTGCGAAGAAGGCACGGGTTGCGGTGGCACCTATGCCGGCTTCCAGAACGACCACGGCTCGGGCCAGCAGTCCGAGGTCGTCGACCTCGGCGCCAACTACAACCGCAAGGTGGGCTCCCTGGACGTCGGCCTTTCCGGCTCCTGGTCCGGCGCCAGCGCCGCTAACACCGAAGACCGCGGCGCCTGGGGCATCAGCGGCAGCCTGGGCGTATCCGGCATCAAGGTCACCGCCGCCTATGTCAACGACGACATGGGGGTCTCGACCAACAATTCCGAGTTTTCCTACTTCGGCCTGGGTGCTTCCTACGCCATGGGCCCCTGGACCATGGATCTGGAATACGGCAGCTTCGAAGTGGGTACCGGCTTGGTGCCCGGCAACGACGAATTGTCCGCCGTCGAATTGGGTGCCAAGTACGCCTTCGGCCCCGGCATCACCATGGGAGCGGCGGTGCAGTTCATTAATCTCGACGACAGCCGCAC